tgtattttacCTCATTTTTCCTCCGCTTACATGTACAccattcatttttttgactcTCACGCACAGACGTACAAGAAACAGCAGATGACGTACAAGAAACAGCAGATGACTAGCTAGAATCCCACAGTAGCCTTTCATGAACTGCAAATAATCCTCACTTGATAGAGGGCGCAACACCTCAAAGATTATCCTACCATGATGGTACACCACAAAATGAGTCCAATTTTAACCATAATGTATGATGATGTACTGCCGTCTTAAAATCTCAAATGTGGGAAAGTAAGCCCTAAAACATATAGCAGACATTGCAAAATTTCGCATTGCTCTGAACTTGGTGAAGCTTCAACCATGAAGCAGCATCACAGGACAGAAGTACGTCTTTCCTCTATTCTTACAAGAAGTTTTCCGGTCATCTCTTGAGATCCATGCATaataaataggaaaaagtatGCATCAGGCCTCGGAATCAGAATCTGAAGCTGACTCTGTATCTGAATGTGATTGGAAAGGTCTCAATCTGTTTGTATTGGCTTCTAAAGGTGGAAGTCTATCATCATCACTTGAATTGTCATTCTCCTCCATATTTGAAGTGTGCGACTGCAAATCCTGCTTCGAATTTCCTGAAGTTGCTGCTTTAAATACTTCTGGCCTGCACAGTTACAAGCAATAATCACCAAGCATAATAATTACATAAGCACCAAGATCCTTCTTATTGAGCGTGCATGTGAGCAGGCGCGTGAATGTTGTACCCAGAAAGTCAGTTTAGCCCTCGGGTTCCGAGCAGGAGGGGTGGCCTTAAAGATGTAATCAAACAAATAACAGCAGCCCTTCCAGGATTACATACTAAGAAAGTTAGAGCTAGAATGGAGCTAGAACACCATGGTGCATCTATTTACACTACTAAGCTCCTAATCAGGAGCACTTTTATCCAGCCATAGAAACTACAACTAATTTGATAATACTCAGAATAAACTGGcttaaaccccccccccccaacacaaaaaaaaaggaacgtGAAACAATCACATCAAAGATATTGATCTCTAACTTTGTCACCTTTGCCACACCTTCTGGAAGTTTGGTATAAATGTCCACAAggcagatattcataggaaCAGAAGTCCCTTGCTATTAAGTAATATCTCCAGCCAATATTGAAAAAACAAATCATTAGGTTCTCAGACTATGTTAGAAATTTATCTTGCAAAGGCATGGCGCAAAACattaaaaaacaagagaaaacaaaacaaacttaAACTCAAACTACGCACCATTCAGGAGATTTTTGGAGCACTCGTACTCGTTCATAAAAGAGCACTTGTATAACAACGCAACCTACTTTCCGACCAAATTCAGCTGCTTCCTCCCTTCCAGTCTCGTCAACCACCACAAAGTTCCCTATATATCAATTTTTCacgcaaaagaaaataagaactTGATCAAAGTCTCAACTTTAATCATGCTAGAAATCCCCACTTCAAaggaaaatttaaaagaacaaaCCTCGTTTTATCCACATGCTCTTTTGAAATTTTGCTGGAAATATAGCTAACAATCTTTCCCTTTTTGCATCCATTACCTTTTGATACATTCAAAACTGAATTAACAACCACTAAATATCTACTAATCTGCAAAAATCACTAACATATAGTTACATCACTCATAGAAGCTTCATTGTCAAGCCTTACTACATGAAAAACTTCGGCTATGCCCATCTGTAGATGTATGAATGTAAAGGACATATTACCTCAATAAGATTGGAGCCCCGCAGGTCCACAACTTGCATGATGCTTTGCCCTTGTTGAAGCGTTAAGGTCTCTTCCTCAACAGCCCTCTTCAAATTTTTCCGTCCACCTCCCATGGCCTTTCTTCACTCTATTACTTTCTCAAGCTGAAACCAACAGGACCAAAACCACATGCAAGCAGAAGCAATTCCTTAAATGCCAGTCTTTCAGCAAGCCTTCATCAATTCCACAGTTCTGGAGAGGCAAGACTCGTATTAAAACAGGAAAGAAATATCTCCATAAAGCTCTACTAGTCATGCACATTTGATAGGGCAGGGGCAGGAGGCGCCCCTTTTGGAGAGTGACACGTGAAGGCAGAATTTTTTAGCACACCTCCGAGAATAAGTTACCTATAATTTAAAAATCACACCGCGCATCGTGCGGTGTTCTCCTCCTAGTATTACCAAAAAACCGCAAGAGCCAAAACAACTCATTCTTCAGCCGTCGATCCCCCCTCCGATCCCTTAGGCTGAGACCCCATTGGCGGCGGCTCGAAGAAGAGTAGATTGCTTGCTACTATCTCTGCCCTCCAATCTCTCGATatatctctatctctcttgttaccggaaaaaaatcaagaaatattgAAAGGAAATAAATCTAAGAGGCAATAAAGAACCTGAAGTCTGGAGTTAGATTCTTCAAACGTCCTTGTTTTTGGATTCAATTCTTTCAACCGTACTCTTTGTTCGGGAGAGCGATGAGGGATTGGCGAGAGAAGCAGACGGCGGCcctctgaaatttggagaaGAAGATGTTGCGATAGGGTTTCTGGTCACTGCTACATGGGCCTAGTAATTGGATAGGTAGATAAGGAGGTGAAATCTCATTTCTGTCCTCAATTCAATTCACCAATTCAATCAATTGCAGGAGGACCATCAATTGACCAATGAGAATGCGCCACATCAGCAATTGAAACTCAATTGAAACATCTTGCGTTCGCGCATAGACTAGACTAGATATGTTAACTAGATATGTTAATAAAACTATAGAGTAGTATTTATTTActgtttatttctttatttttgagcAAGGGAAATGcttataacttttttttttttgggaagtgGGAGATTAGGGGAATGCTTttaacttgtttttttttttaaagtgaaaAGTCCGTTGAATAAATCAAACTTCCTCCTTTTGGATTCaccttttttcaaaaacaaaattttcaaatacaatactaCAGTAATATATAATAACTCCAAAAGTATTTcattcatataatatatcaaatattttaaaaagttttcatagtaaaaattttttatatacattattatagtaaaatttttcaaaagcacCCCTAAAAATAACTATTCCAAACGGTTGGAATCAActattttttggattattttttaaatattttactgtaacagtgtatatgaaaaattttttactttagatattttttggtggtatttttaaaatatatttttaagtttttaaaagtttaaaattttgtgtgatatttttttaaaattaccaATACCATcccctctttctctttcttcctcctcATCCCTTGCTCTTCCATCATCCTCCTCccattcttcatttttcttcctttatttCTCCCTTTTTCGCACCACTGGTCACCCCTTCCCTTCCCCCCTCCTCGGATCTGGTCGAGATCGATCGAGACCTCTGGTCACGACAATGTGACTAGATTATAGCCTATGGTCGAGGCCAGATCTAGGAAGGAAGAGGAGAGGTGAGATGTGGCAGGAAAAAGGAGAATGGGAAGAGGAAGAGGgagggaaagaaaagaggagaaagGGGAAAATGGTAGAGGTAGTGAGTAGGAATAGTGGTGGTGGGTAGTAGTGATagatagaagaaaaaaaagtgtaaagtttatttttatttttttatatatttgaagttatttttgatatattgtatggatatgttgtgtttgaaattattttttatttgcgAATATACtgtaattttatatataaaaattttgtttttcaaaatatgagaaatcaaaACGAAAGGTTGCCTTTTATTGTTATATTGTTATTGCTccgtttcaatttttttttcatttgttacTACTTGAATCAAAATCATGAGGTGGACTTATTTATAAGGATAATTATAATTGATCTCCTAACGTATACCTTAATTATCTATTTATTCCTTAACTTTTATTTGTATTAGTTAACTCTTTGCATGATCAAACTATCCCTCTattatgtttattttttctttttttccaaaatatttttctgctttcaattccttgttttaaaaaaaaaaatttcctttgtccatctgttttctttttcaaaatgtttttctcaatgaattgaatttttattctattatttttaaattatagagTTTCTAAACTAACGTGTGTCCCTTTTATTTATTACTATAATCCATGCTACACAAAAAGTTTGGATACGATTATCTGATttacactatatatatatatatatattctttcaTTATAAATTAGTTTCATGTGTTTTTTaatctaaaaaaatttattctatATCCTTATAATTAGATAATTGAATATAAAGTACTCATTTTTTACAATCACGTTCATATGTTATCTGGAGACATTTATGTTCCTTTTCTCTCTAAtactttttgtgtattagattAATTTCTTTACCACTTTTTAtaagtattcaaaaatttaGTATATTTTCTATAAATCTACTTCTCTGTTGTGATACTTTATCACCATGAATTAGAGTGGTCAAAGTTAGCTCATTGGTTAAAATTGATTAGGAAAAgaatgaagggaaaaaaaaagaaaagaaaattaagaacTTAACATCTCGCAGACTCCAGCGACCaatgagaaagaaaaaagggaagaaaagtgAGAATCATTAGTGTAATGTAAGGAGATTAATGGTTCGGTAACCCTTGCTTATATtcgtatttatttatttatagttACCTCAACTTCTTCCAACAGGCAGAGTGAGATTCTTCGGAACCTCACCTTCCCTCACCACTGACCATTCCTTTCCCACCAAAAAATTTTTGTCAGCAACATAACACTATGACGCTTGCCCTGCTCAGTCTACAGGCTTCGGATTTCCAGTTTTGAGCAGAAAAATCTTTAGGTCTTCAGTTGGAACTTTTCTTCCTACAAGAAGGCTCACGCACTTGAATGCTATCTGGTTGTTTAGTCTGCCGAACTTGTGGGTTTTTGTTGGAACAACAATAAGAATAATGGGTCGAAGGAAGCAATTTCGGCCACGTCGCGCGGTAGGGTTGCAGCAGGGACAAACCTCCCAAGCAGCAGAATTGGATGACGTCACTGAAACTACTGGTACTAAACCTGAGGAGCAGGACGAATTGATCGATATCGGTGTTGATAAGCCATATTTTGTTCAAGTGGATACTAGGGCTAGTTGGGATACGGCCAGCCAGCATTTTGATATTTCAGAAATTGTTTTATCAAATTTGGAATTAAATCGAGAATTCTACGGGTATGCTTTGAAcgaggaagaattttatggagattCTTCGAGGTTTTCGTTGATATTTAGTTTGAGCAATGTAGATGGGTATCTTAATCGAATGAAATTGGGGCATTGGCCTGAATTATCTGCCTCTAGCATTTATTTACAATTTGTGGTGAGACGTGTGACCGAGGGAATGGAGAGCAATGCTGTGATGGTGTCCGGGAATTTTGACGGCCCAGATGAGGCTGTTTCGGGTCTTGTTCATTTAGTTAGCTTGAATTTCTTGACTTTGAGGCCTATTTTGAAGTTCACATTATCGGAAGATTTGCAGTCTGTGAGGATGAGGGTTGAGATTCTGAGAAGGGCATTCGATGCTTGTGATTCACTTCTTGATACTACGAGGCAACTTTGGAAGAAGAGTATGATGAATGTCATGGCTTGGCTGCGTCCTGAAGTCTTGACTTCTGAGGCTAGATATGGATTTAGTCCTGCACCAATTGGGAAGAGCATTGATTCAAATGCAGATGCAGGAGATAACTCCGCTTCTTCAAGAAAGAATCGAACACGTTTTGATGTTGCCCGTTTTTATGAAGCTATTAAGCCATCAAAGTGAGTAACGAttgtaaatttttgaactttacAAGTATATATAACTACTACATTTTTTCTGTGTGTCTGAAAGTTATGGAACTTTATGTGTAATTAACGCCTGATTTGCACAAATGGTTTGCTATAGGGAGGAACCTATGCTGGATGTTCAATTGCCCAACTTGCTTCCCGAACTTAGACCGTACCAATGTCGTGCAGCTCACTGGATGATTCAGCGTGAGAAAGGAGTTTCTGAATGTTCTGGGAGTGGAAAAGATCAGTTTGTTAACCCCCTTTGTATGCCTTTGAATCTAATCGAAGCATCTGCAACATTGTACTACAATCCGTTTTGGTATACTTCTTTCTCTACCTCATCACATGCAAATACACGTGTATTTATTCAAGGAATTATCAACTGTTTGTGGTTGAGTACAACATTACGCATATGACAGAGAATGATAGGCGTCAAGAATCAATTCAAAAATTCTTCAGGAATTAGACCAAAAAGTAGACTGCACTTGAAAATCTGCAGACGTCATGATATCTATAGAAAACTCTTATATATCTCTGTCTTGCTGTGTTTTGGCTCTTCAGTCATGAAATTCAATTATTGTGATGTTTTGTTAATTGGTTTTGTTTCAGTGGAAACATCTCCTTGCGTCCAGAGTATCTGTCTTCTTATGTTTCTGGCGGTATTCTCGCTGGTATGTCACTTTCTTTGTCATTTGTACAAACaaacgtcttttttttttcctttcccttttggTTGGCATCATTATTTTCCATTTTGGTTGGCATTATTATTTTTGTAAAGCATGTAATGGATTCATAATATAGAACAGAGACTTTTTCGCTAAATTCTCCTGCTTTTTGTTGTTCTAGTTGTGACAACAtaacttttattttgaatataaagATGAGATAGACTAATGTGGTTTTGGCTGCTTGTACTacatttaatcaccaaattgcaGATGAGATGGGCCTGGGGAAAACTGTTGAGCTGCTTTCTTGTGTCTTTGCTCACCGCATGTTGTCATCTGAGGTTTTGGGTTTGCCACATAGTGAAATGCAAGATGATGGACAGAAAAGAATCAATCTCAGACGACTGAAAAGGGAGCGGGTTGAATGCATATGTGGTGCTTTGACTGAAAGCATCAAGTACAAAGGATTGTGGGTGCAGTGTGATGTGTGTGATGCTTGGCAACATGCTAATTGTGTAGGTTTTTCTGCTAAAAGGAAAATGCGAGTATCCACAAATACTTCAGAAGAACAAGAATTTAGCAAACATTCAACTGGAAACTGCCAA
This portion of the Coffea arabica cultivar ET-39 chromosome 2e, Coffea Arabica ET-39 HiFi, whole genome shotgun sequence genome encodes:
- the LOC113730232 gene encoding uncharacterized protein isoform X1, with amino-acid sequence MGGGRKNLKRAVEEETLTLQQGQSIMQVVDLRGSNLIEVMDAKRERLLAIFPAKFQKSMWIKRGNFVVVDETGREEAAEFGRKVGCVVIQVLFYERVRVLQKSPEWPEVFKAATSGNSKQDLQSHTSNMEENDNSSDDDRLPPLEANTNRLRPFQSHSDTESASDSDSEA
- the LOC113730232 gene encoding uncharacterized protein isoform X2: MYQKVMDAKRERLLAIFPAKFQKSMWIKRGNFVVVDETGREEAAEFGRKVGCVVIQVLFYERVRVLQKSPEWPEVFKAATSGNSKQDLQSHTSNMEENDNSSDDDRLPPLEANTNRLRPFQSHSDTESASDSDSEA